From a single Callithrix jacchus isolate 240 chromosome 5, calJac240_pri, whole genome shotgun sequence genomic region:
- the CHRNA4 gene encoding neuronal acetylcholine receptor subunit alpha-4 isoform X1, whose product MELGGPGAQRLLSPLLLLLGAGLLRASGHVETRAHAEERLLKKLFSGYNKWSRPVANISDVVLVRFGLSIAQLIDVDEKNQMMTTNVWVKQEWHDYKLRWDPADYENVTSIRIPSELIWRPDIVLYNNADGDFAVTHLTKAHLFHDGRVQWTPPAIYKSSCSIDVTFFPFDQQNCTMKFGSWTYDKAKIDLVSMHSRVDQLDFWESGEWVIVDAVGTYNTRKYECCAEIYPDITYAFVIRRLPLFYTVNLIIPCLLISCLTVLVFYLPSECGEKVTLCISVLLSLTVFLLLITEIIPSTSLVIPLIGEYLLFTMIFVTLSIVITVFVLNVHHRSPRTHTMPAWVRRVFLDIVPRLLLMKRPSVVKDNCRQLIESMHKMASAPRFWPEPEGEPPITSGTHSWHPPSPSFCVPLDTPADPGHACKSPSDPLPALQPPEAEKASPHPLPGPCRSSHSTQASGLAKARSLSVQHMSSPGEVAEGILRCRSRSIQYCAPRDDAAPEADGQAVGTLASHKAHSAELPPPDQASPCKCTCRKEPPSTSSSATLKARSTKVLPRHLPLSPALTRAVEGVQYIADHLKAEDTDFSVKEDWKYVAMVIDRIFLWMFIIVCLLGTVGLFLPPWLAGMI is encoded by the exons ATGGAGCTCGGGGGCCCGGGGGCGCAGCGGCTGCTGTcgccgctgctgctgctcctggggGCCGGCCTCCTGCGCG CCAGCGGCCATGTGGAGACCAGGGCCCACGCGGAGGAGCGGCTCCTGAAGAAACTCTTCTCTGGTTACAACAAGTGGTCACGACCCGTGGCCAACATCTCGGATGTGGTCCTTGTCCGCTTTGGCCTGTCCATCGCTCAGCTCATCGATGTG GACGAGAAGAACCAGATGATGACCACGAACGTGTGGGTGAAGCAG GAGTGGCATGACTACAAGCTGCGCTGGGACCCAGCTGACTATGAGAACGTCACCTCCATCCGCATCCCCTCTGAGCTCATCTGGCGGCCGGACATTGTCCTATACAACAA CGCCGATGGGGACTTTGCCGTGACCCACCTGACCAAGGCCCACCTGTTCCACGATGGGCGGGTGCAGTGGACGCCGCCGGCAAtctacaagagctcctgcagCATCGACGTTACCTTCTTCCCCTTCGACCAGCAGAACTGCACCATGAAGTTCGGCTCCTGGACCTACGACAAGGCCAAGATCGACCTAGTGAGCATGCACAGCCGTGTGGACCAGCTGGACTTCTGGGAGAGCGGTGAGTGGGTGATCGTGGACGCCGTGGGCACCTACAACACCAGGAAGTACGAGTGCTGCGCCGAGATTTACCCCGACATCACGTACGCCTTCGTCATCCGGCGGCTGCCACTCTTCTACACGGTCAACCTCATCATCCCCTGCCTGCTCATCTCCTGCCTCACCGTGCTGGTCTTCTACCTGCCCTCCGAGTGTGGCGAGAAGGTCACGCTGTGCATTTCCGTGCTGCTGTCGCTCACCGTCTTCCTTCTGCTCATCACCGAGATCATCCCATCCACCTCGCTGGTCATCCCGCTCATTGGCGAGTACCTGCTGTTCACCATGATCTTCGTCACCCTGTCCATTGTCATCACTGTCTTCGTGCTCAACGTGCACCACCGATCGCCGCGCACGCACACCATGCCCGCCTGGGTGCGCAGGGTCTTCCTGGACATCGTGCCTCGCCTGCTGCTCATGAAGCGGCCATCCGTGGTCAAGGACAATTGCCGGCAGCTCATCGAATCCATGCACAAGATGGCCAGTGCCCCGCGATTCTGGCCCGAGCCCGAGGGGGAACCCCCCATCACGAGCGGCACCCACAGCTGGCACCCGCCCTCGCCGTCCTTCTGTGTGCCCCTGGACACGCCGGCTGATCCCGGCCATGCCTGCAAGTCACCCTCCGACCCCCTCCCCGCTCTGCAGCCCCCGGAGGCCGAGAAGGCCAGCCCCCACCCCTTGCCGGGACCCTGCCGCTCATCCCACAGTACCCAGGCCTCAGGGCTGGCCAAAGCCAGGTCCCTCAGCGTCCAGCACATGTCCAGCCCTGGCGAGGTGGCGGAGGGTATCCTGCGGTGCCGGTCTCGGAGCATCCAGTACTGCGCTCCCCGAGACGATGCCGCCCCTGAGGCGGACGGCCAGGCTGTTGGCACCCTGGCCTCTCACAAGGCCCACTCGGCGGAGCTCCCACCTCCAGACCAGGCCTCTCCGTGCAAATGCACATGCAGGAAGGAGCCGCCTTCCACATCCTCGAGCGCCACGCTCAAGGCCCGCAGCACCAAAGTGCTGCCCCGGCATCTGCCCCTGTCACCAGCCCTGACCCGGGCAGTAGAGGGCGTCCAGTACATCGCGGACCACCTGAAGGCCGAAGACACAGACTTCTCG GTGAAGGAGGACTGGAAGTACGTGGCCATGGTCATCGACCGCATCTTCCTTTGGATGTTCATCATCGTCTGCCTGCTGGGGACTGTGGGCCTCTTCCTGCCACCCTGGCTGGCTGGCATGATCTAG
- the CHRNA4 gene encoding neuronal acetylcholine receptor subunit alpha-4 isoform X3 yields the protein MMTTNVWVKQEWHDYKLRWDPADYENVTSIRIPSELIWRPDIVLYNNADGDFAVTHLTKAHLFHDGRVQWTPPAIYKSSCSIDVTFFPFDQQNCTMKFGSWTYDKAKIDLVSMHSRVDQLDFWESGEWVIVDAVGTYNTRKYECCAEIYPDITYAFVIRRLPLFYTVNLIIPCLLISCLTVLVFYLPSECGEKVTLCISVLLSLTVFLLLITEIIPSTSLVIPLIGEYLLFTMIFVTLSIVITVFVLNVHHRSPRTHTMPAWVRRVFLDIVPRLLLMKRPSVVKDNCRQLIESMHKMASAPRFWPEPEGEPPITSGTHSWHPPSPSFCVPLDTPADPGHACKSPSDPLPALQPPEAEKASPHPLPGPCRSSHSTQASGLAKARSLSVQHMSSPGEVAEGILRCRSRSIQYCAPRDDAAPEADGQAVGTLASHKAHSAELPPPDQASPCKCTCRKEPPSTSSSATLKARSTKVLPRHLPLSPALTRAVEGVQYIADHLKAEDTDFSVKEDWKYVAMVIDRIFLWMFIIVCLLGTVGLFLPPWLAGMI from the exons ATGATGACCACGAACGTGTGGGTGAAGCAG GAGTGGCATGACTACAAGCTGCGCTGGGACCCAGCTGACTATGAGAACGTCACCTCCATCCGCATCCCCTCTGAGCTCATCTGGCGGCCGGACATTGTCCTATACAACAA CGCCGATGGGGACTTTGCCGTGACCCACCTGACCAAGGCCCACCTGTTCCACGATGGGCGGGTGCAGTGGACGCCGCCGGCAAtctacaagagctcctgcagCATCGACGTTACCTTCTTCCCCTTCGACCAGCAGAACTGCACCATGAAGTTCGGCTCCTGGACCTACGACAAGGCCAAGATCGACCTAGTGAGCATGCACAGCCGTGTGGACCAGCTGGACTTCTGGGAGAGCGGTGAGTGGGTGATCGTGGACGCCGTGGGCACCTACAACACCAGGAAGTACGAGTGCTGCGCCGAGATTTACCCCGACATCACGTACGCCTTCGTCATCCGGCGGCTGCCACTCTTCTACACGGTCAACCTCATCATCCCCTGCCTGCTCATCTCCTGCCTCACCGTGCTGGTCTTCTACCTGCCCTCCGAGTGTGGCGAGAAGGTCACGCTGTGCATTTCCGTGCTGCTGTCGCTCACCGTCTTCCTTCTGCTCATCACCGAGATCATCCCATCCACCTCGCTGGTCATCCCGCTCATTGGCGAGTACCTGCTGTTCACCATGATCTTCGTCACCCTGTCCATTGTCATCACTGTCTTCGTGCTCAACGTGCACCACCGATCGCCGCGCACGCACACCATGCCCGCCTGGGTGCGCAGGGTCTTCCTGGACATCGTGCCTCGCCTGCTGCTCATGAAGCGGCCATCCGTGGTCAAGGACAATTGCCGGCAGCTCATCGAATCCATGCACAAGATGGCCAGTGCCCCGCGATTCTGGCCCGAGCCCGAGGGGGAACCCCCCATCACGAGCGGCACCCACAGCTGGCACCCGCCCTCGCCGTCCTTCTGTGTGCCCCTGGACACGCCGGCTGATCCCGGCCATGCCTGCAAGTCACCCTCCGACCCCCTCCCCGCTCTGCAGCCCCCGGAGGCCGAGAAGGCCAGCCCCCACCCCTTGCCGGGACCCTGCCGCTCATCCCACAGTACCCAGGCCTCAGGGCTGGCCAAAGCCAGGTCCCTCAGCGTCCAGCACATGTCCAGCCCTGGCGAGGTGGCGGAGGGTATCCTGCGGTGCCGGTCTCGGAGCATCCAGTACTGCGCTCCCCGAGACGATGCCGCCCCTGAGGCGGACGGCCAGGCTGTTGGCACCCTGGCCTCTCACAAGGCCCACTCGGCGGAGCTCCCACCTCCAGACCAGGCCTCTCCGTGCAAATGCACATGCAGGAAGGAGCCGCCTTCCACATCCTCGAGCGCCACGCTCAAGGCCCGCAGCACCAAAGTGCTGCCCCGGCATCTGCCCCTGTCACCAGCCCTGACCCGGGCAGTAGAGGGCGTCCAGTACATCGCGGACCACCTGAAGGCCGAAGACACAGACTTCTCG GTGAAGGAGGACTGGAAGTACGTGGCCATGGTCATCGACCGCATCTTCCTTTGGATGTTCATCATCGTCTGCCTGCTGGGGACTGTGGGCCTCTTCCTGCCACCCTGGCTGGCTGGCATGATCTAG
- the CHRNA4 gene encoding neuronal acetylcholine receptor subunit alpha-4 isoform X2, which yields MELGGPGAQRLLSPLLLLLGAGLLRASGHVETRAHAEERLLKKLFSGYNKWSRPVANISDVVLVRFGLSIAQLIDVDEKNQMMTTNVWVKQEWHDYKLRWDPADYENVTSIRIPSELIWRPDIVLYNNADGDFAVTHLTKAHLFHDGRVQWTPPAIYKSSCSIDVTFFPFDQQNCTMKFGSWTYDKAKIDLVSMHSRVDQLDFWESGEWVIVDAVGTYNTRKYECCAEIYPDITYAFVIRRLPLFYTVNLIIPCLLISCLTVLVFYLPSECGEKVTLCISVLLSLTVFLLLITEIIPSTSLVIPLIGEYLLFTMIFVTLSIVITVFVLNVHHRSPRTHTMPAWVRRVFLDIVPRLLLMKRPSVVKDNCRQLIESMHKMASAPRFWPEPEGEPPITSGTHSWHPPSPSFCVPLDTPADPGHACKSPSDPLPALQPPEAEKASPHPLPGPCRSSHSTQASGLAKARSLSVQHMSSPGEVAEGILRCRSRSIQYCAPRDDAAPEADGQAVGTLASHKAHSAELPPPDQASPCKCTCRKEPPSTSSSATLKARSTKVLPRHLPLSPALTRAVEGVQYIADHLKAEDTDFSPPH from the exons ATGGAGCTCGGGGGCCCGGGGGCGCAGCGGCTGCTGTcgccgctgctgctgctcctggggGCCGGCCTCCTGCGCG CCAGCGGCCATGTGGAGACCAGGGCCCACGCGGAGGAGCGGCTCCTGAAGAAACTCTTCTCTGGTTACAACAAGTGGTCACGACCCGTGGCCAACATCTCGGATGTGGTCCTTGTCCGCTTTGGCCTGTCCATCGCTCAGCTCATCGATGTG GACGAGAAGAACCAGATGATGACCACGAACGTGTGGGTGAAGCAG GAGTGGCATGACTACAAGCTGCGCTGGGACCCAGCTGACTATGAGAACGTCACCTCCATCCGCATCCCCTCTGAGCTCATCTGGCGGCCGGACATTGTCCTATACAACAA CGCCGATGGGGACTTTGCCGTGACCCACCTGACCAAGGCCCACCTGTTCCACGATGGGCGGGTGCAGTGGACGCCGCCGGCAAtctacaagagctcctgcagCATCGACGTTACCTTCTTCCCCTTCGACCAGCAGAACTGCACCATGAAGTTCGGCTCCTGGACCTACGACAAGGCCAAGATCGACCTAGTGAGCATGCACAGCCGTGTGGACCAGCTGGACTTCTGGGAGAGCGGTGAGTGGGTGATCGTGGACGCCGTGGGCACCTACAACACCAGGAAGTACGAGTGCTGCGCCGAGATTTACCCCGACATCACGTACGCCTTCGTCATCCGGCGGCTGCCACTCTTCTACACGGTCAACCTCATCATCCCCTGCCTGCTCATCTCCTGCCTCACCGTGCTGGTCTTCTACCTGCCCTCCGAGTGTGGCGAGAAGGTCACGCTGTGCATTTCCGTGCTGCTGTCGCTCACCGTCTTCCTTCTGCTCATCACCGAGATCATCCCATCCACCTCGCTGGTCATCCCGCTCATTGGCGAGTACCTGCTGTTCACCATGATCTTCGTCACCCTGTCCATTGTCATCACTGTCTTCGTGCTCAACGTGCACCACCGATCGCCGCGCACGCACACCATGCCCGCCTGGGTGCGCAGGGTCTTCCTGGACATCGTGCCTCGCCTGCTGCTCATGAAGCGGCCATCCGTGGTCAAGGACAATTGCCGGCAGCTCATCGAATCCATGCACAAGATGGCCAGTGCCCCGCGATTCTGGCCCGAGCCCGAGGGGGAACCCCCCATCACGAGCGGCACCCACAGCTGGCACCCGCCCTCGCCGTCCTTCTGTGTGCCCCTGGACACGCCGGCTGATCCCGGCCATGCCTGCAAGTCACCCTCCGACCCCCTCCCCGCTCTGCAGCCCCCGGAGGCCGAGAAGGCCAGCCCCCACCCCTTGCCGGGACCCTGCCGCTCATCCCACAGTACCCAGGCCTCAGGGCTGGCCAAAGCCAGGTCCCTCAGCGTCCAGCACATGTCCAGCCCTGGCGAGGTGGCGGAGGGTATCCTGCGGTGCCGGTCTCGGAGCATCCAGTACTGCGCTCCCCGAGACGATGCCGCCCCTGAGGCGGACGGCCAGGCTGTTGGCACCCTGGCCTCTCACAAGGCCCACTCGGCGGAGCTCCCACCTCCAGACCAGGCCTCTCCGTGCAAATGCACATGCAGGAAGGAGCCGCCTTCCACATCCTCGAGCGCCACGCTCAAGGCCCGCAGCACCAAAGTGCTGCCCCGGCATCTGCCCCTGTCACCAGCCCTGACCCGGGCAGTAGAGGGCGTCCAGTACATCGCGGACCACCTGAAGGCCGAAGACACAGACTTCTCG CCACCCCACTGA